In one window of Haemophilus parainfluenzae DNA:
- a CDS encoding ClpXP protease specificity-enhancing factor produces MANLSSPKRPYLLRAYYDWLVDNDFTPYLVVDANYYGTNVPVEYVKDGQIVLNLSAGATGNLQLTNDFIQFNARFKGISRELYIPMGAALAIYARENGDGVMFEAEEIYDELNREPISEQPLSFSEAVDKPRLKNKIQKSASHLRIVD; encoded by the coding sequence ATGGCCAATTTATCTTCTCCAAAACGACCTTATTTGCTAAGAGCCTATTATGATTGGTTAGTGGATAACGATTTCACACCATATTTAGTTGTAGATGCCAATTATTATGGTACTAATGTGCCTGTAGAATATGTAAAAGATGGACAAATTGTCTTAAATCTTTCAGCTGGAGCGACAGGAAATTTACAATTAACGAATGATTTTATTCAGTTTAATGCACGTTTTAAAGGTATTTCTCGTGAGTTATATATTCCGATGGGAGCGGCTTTAGCTATTTACGCTCGTGAAAATGGTGATGGTGTAATGTTTGAGGCAGAAGAAATTTACGATGAATTAAACCGAGAGCCAATATCTGAACAGCCCTTAAGCTTTTCTGAAGCTGTAGATAAGCCTAGACTTAAAAATAAAATACAAAAATCAGCATCTCATTTACGAATTGTTGATTGA
- the sspA gene encoding stringent starvation protein SspA, translated as MSNASNKRSVMTLFSNKNDIYCHQVKIVLAEKGVAYENEEVDLQALSEDLMELNPYGTLPTLVDRDLILFSSRIIMEYLDERFPHPPLMPVYPVARAKSRLLMLRIEQDWYPTLEIAEKGTGVEREEALKQLKEELLAVSTIFQQTPYFMSEEFGLVDCYIAPLLWKLRNMGVEFTGTGSKAIKGYMDRVFSHDSFLQSVGEAAPKNLMDDK; from the coding sequence ATGTCCAATGCATCGAATAAACGTTCAGTAATGACTCTTTTTTCAAATAAAAATGACATTTACTGTCATCAGGTTAAGATTGTCTTAGCTGAAAAAGGAGTTGCTTACGAAAACGAGGAAGTGGATTTGCAAGCATTATCAGAAGATTTAATGGAATTAAATCCTTACGGCACACTACCGACTTTAGTAGATCGTGATTTAATATTATTCAGCTCACGTATTATTATGGAATATCTTGATGAGCGTTTTCCACATCCGCCACTAATGCCAGTTTACCCAGTAGCTCGAGCTAAGAGTCGCCTATTGATGTTACGTATTGAACAAGATTGGTATCCGACATTAGAAATTGCTGAAAAAGGTACTGGAGTTGAGCGTGAAGAAGCGTTAAAACAGCTAAAAGAAGAATTGTTAGCGGTATCTACAATTTTTCAACAAACGCCTTATTTTATGAGTGAAGAGTTTGGTTTAGTAGACTGTTATATTGCACCATTACTCTGGAAATTACGTAATATGGGTGTTGAGTTTACTGGTACAGGAAGCAAAGCAATCAAAGGTTATATGGATCGTGTGTTTAGCCATGACTCATTCTTACAATCAGTGGGTGAAGCTGCGCCTAAAAATTTAATGGATGACAAATAA
- the rpsI gene encoding 30S ribosomal protein S9 — translation MAENQNYGTGRRKSSSARVFIKPGSGKITINQRGLDVYFGRETARMIVRQPLELVELTDKLDLYITVKGGGISGQAGAIRHGITRALMEYDETLRPALRAAGFVTRDARRVERKKVGLHKARRRPQYSKR, via the coding sequence ATGGCAGAGAATCAAAACTACGGCACAGGTCGCCGCAAAAGCTCTTCAGCTCGTGTATTTATCAAACCGGGCAGTGGTAAAATCACTATTAACCAACGTGGATTAGACGTATATTTCGGTCGCGAAACAGCTCGTATGATCGTACGTCAACCGTTAGAATTAGTGGAATTAACTGATAAATTAGACCTATACATCACTGTTAAAGGTGGTGGTATTTCTGGTCAAGCGGGTGCAATCCGTCACGGTATCACTCGTGCATTAATGGAATATGATGAGACTTTACGTCCTGCTCTTCGTGCAGCTGGCTTCGTTACTCGTGACGCACGTCGCGTTGAGCGTAAAAAAGTGGGTTTACACAAAGCACGTCGTCGTCCACAATACTCCAAACGTTAA
- the rplM gene encoding 50S ribosomal protein L13, whose product MKTFVAKPETVKRDWYVVDATGKTLGRLATELARRLRGKHKAEYTPHVDTGDYIVVINADKVAVTGRKETDKLYYWHTGYVGGIKQATFKEMIARRPEAVIEIAVKGMLPKGPLGRAMFRKLKVYAGAEHQHAAQQPQVLDI is encoded by the coding sequence ATGAAAACTTTTGTAGCAAAACCAGAAACAGTAAAACGTGACTGGTATGTGGTAGATGCGACAGGTAAAACTTTAGGTCGTTTAGCTACTGAATTAGCGCGTCGTCTTCGTGGTAAACACAAGGCTGAGTACACTCCACACGTAGATACTGGCGATTACATCGTTGTTATCAACGCAGATAAAGTGGCAGTAACTGGTCGTAAAGAAACAGATAAACTTTACTACTGGCACACTGGCTATGTAGGTGGTATCAAACAAGCGACTTTCAAAGAAATGATCGCTCGCCGTCCTGAAGCGGTGATTGAAATTGCGGTTAAAGGTATGTTGCCAAAAGGTCCATTAGGCCGTGCAATGTTCCGTAAATTAAAAGTGTATGCGGGTGCAGAACACCAACACGCAGCACAACAACCACAAGTATTAGACATTTAA
- the metF gene encoding methylenetetrahydrofolate reductase: MSYAKEIDTLNQHLADINKKINVSFEFFPAKNEKMESMLWDSIHRLKELNPKFVSVTYGANSGERDRTHSIVKAIKAETGLEAAPHLTGIDATPEELKEIAKDYWDSGIRRIVALRGDEPKGYEKKPFYAADLVELLRSVADFDISVAAYPEVHPEAKSAQADLINLKRKIDAGANHVITQFFFDIDNYLRFRDRCASIGIDAEIVPGILPVTNFKQLQKMASFTNVKIPAWLTKAYEGLDDDPTTRNLVAASIAMEMVKILSREGINDFHFYTLNRSELTYAICHTLGIRPKSN, from the coding sequence ATGAGCTACGCAAAAGAAATTGACACATTAAACCAACATCTTGCCGACATTAACAAAAAAATCAATGTATCCTTCGAGTTCTTTCCTGCTAAAAATGAAAAAATGGAAAGTATGCTTTGGGATTCTATTCATCGCTTAAAAGAATTAAATCCTAAATTTGTTTCCGTAACCTATGGCGCAAACTCTGGTGAACGTGATCGTACACATAGCATAGTAAAAGCCATTAAAGCAGAAACAGGTTTAGAAGCCGCTCCTCATTTAACGGGTATTGATGCGACACCTGAAGAATTAAAAGAAATTGCAAAAGATTATTGGGATAGCGGTATTCGTCGCATCGTCGCATTGCGTGGTGATGAACCAAAAGGTTATGAAAAGAAACCATTCTATGCAGCTGACCTAGTTGAACTACTCCGCTCCGTAGCTGATTTTGATATCTCGGTTGCCGCATATCCAGAAGTTCACCCTGAAGCAAAATCAGCGCAAGCAGATTTAATCAATTTAAAACGTAAAATTGATGCCGGTGCCAATCATGTCATTACTCAATTTTTCTTTGATATTGACAATTACCTTCGCTTCCGTGATCGCTGCGCGTCTATTGGCATTGATGCTGAAATTGTACCGGGCATTCTCCCTGTAACCAACTTTAAACAACTTCAAAAAATGGCATCGTTTACGAATGTAAAAATTCCAGCATGGTTGACTAAGGCTTATGAAGGATTAGATGACGATCCAACGACTCGTAATCTTGTTGCAGCAAGCATCGCAATGGAGATGGTAAAAATTCTTTCTCGTGAAGGTATAAACGATTTCCACTTTTATACATTAAACCGTAGTGAACTGACTTATGCGATTTGCCATACATTAGGCATTCGCCCTAAGTCTAATTAA
- a CDS encoding TIGR01620 family protein, translating into MTKQIFTQSHQSEEEEILPKQEFHNVETTIDNEPLEGELLDEQFEQIVKPKSSGWKTALKLTALLFLGATVAQSVQWIWDSYQNQQWIYLAFALVSFIVVLFGLSEIIAEWRRLVKLKKRLNLQEQSQRLIGESAVENHHVFSEQDSEKGKALCLSIADTLKLDSQHPAIVQWEKQINESYSAREVTHLFSQTVLQSFDKKAKKLITKMAAESAVIVAISPLAIIDMFFIAWRNIRLINKIAAIYGIELGYFTRLRLLRMVLVNLAFAGATEIMQDLGMDWLSQNITAKLSARAAQGIGVGLLTARLGVKAMEFCRPLAFDKAEKPKLSHVQKELLTVMKDVVLGKNKAREKEDVY; encoded by the coding sequence ATGACAAAACAAATTTTCACACAATCTCACCAATCCGAAGAGGAAGAAATTCTGCCTAAGCAAGAATTTCATAATGTTGAAACCACCATTGATAACGAACCTTTAGAAGGGGAGTTGTTGGATGAGCAATTTGAGCAAATTGTGAAGCCTAAATCGAGTGGTTGGAAAACGGCTTTGAAATTGACCGCACTTTTATTTTTAGGGGCGACGGTTGCACAATCTGTTCAATGGATTTGGGATAGTTATCAAAACCAACAATGGATTTATCTTGCTTTTGCCTTGGTGAGTTTTATCGTTGTGTTGTTTGGTTTATCTGAAATCATCGCAGAATGGCGACGTTTGGTGAAACTTAAAAAACGTTTGAATTTACAAGAACAAAGTCAGCGATTAATTGGTGAAAGTGCGGTCGAAAATCATCACGTTTTTTCTGAACAGGATAGTGAAAAAGGAAAAGCCTTGTGTTTATCGATTGCCGATACCTTAAAATTGGATTCGCAACATCCTGCAATTGTCCAATGGGAAAAGCAGATTAATGAAAGTTATTCTGCTCGCGAAGTTACCCATTTATTTAGTCAAACAGTGTTACAGTCTTTTGATAAAAAAGCGAAAAAACTGATTACTAAAATGGCAGCAGAATCCGCTGTGATTGTGGCAATCAGTCCTTTGGCCATTATTGATATGTTTTTTATTGCATGGCGCAATATTCGTTTAATCAATAAAATTGCAGCGATTTATGGGATTGAGCTTGGGTATTTTACTCGTCTTCGCTTACTTAGAATGGTGTTAGTGAATCTTGCTTTTGCAGGGGCAACGGAGATTATGCAAGATTTAGGGATGGATTGGCTTTCGCAAAATATTACCGCGAAACTTTCTGCACGAGCAGCGCAGGGGATTGGCGTGGGATTATTGACGGCTCGATTGGGCGTTAAGGCGATGGAGTTTTGTCGTCCTCTTGCATTTGATAAAGCAGAAAAGCCAAAGCTTTCTCATGTTCAAAAAGAATTGCTGACGGTAATGAAAGATGTTGTGCTAGGTAAAAATAAAGCAAGAGAAAAAGAGGATGTATATTAA
- a CDS encoding transglutaminase-like domain-containing protein produces the protein MKKLIATAVLSACSMAYANTDIPNYNTDSHLYEFTQTYDLVAPKGSQGQTNLWVPLPFNGEYQQVKSIHFEGNYMNAYVTENNKYGAKTLFATWDKDAQKRDLKVTMVIETKDREPMVKGALENYTPPKDIQYSVDVQEYLKATPHIKTDGIVKEFADKIVGKETNPLKKAELIHQWIVNNMERDNSVLGCGDGDVEKILTTGVLKGKCTDINSVFVALARAAGIPAREIFGIRLGAAEKMGKYSKGAFGSANEQGIANVSGGQHCRAEFYLAGFGWVPVDSADVAKMRLAEKKSVEDKDTQAVAKYLFGNWEANWVGFNHARDFDLYPQPELAPINNFGYPYAEVGGDPLNSFDPKEFKYDYVSKKL, from the coding sequence ATGAAGAAACTTATCGCCACTGCGGTGCTCTCCGCATGTTCCATGGCTTACGCCAATACCGACATTCCAAACTACAATACTGATTCTCATCTGTATGAATTCACGCAAACCTACGATTTAGTTGCGCCAAAAGGCTCGCAAGGACAAACCAATTTATGGGTTCCATTGCCATTTAATGGAGAATACCAACAAGTGAAATCGATTCACTTTGAAGGTAATTACATGAATGCCTATGTAACAGAAAACAATAAATACGGTGCGAAAACCTTATTTGCCACTTGGGATAAAGATGCACAAAAGCGTGATTTAAAAGTCACTATGGTCATTGAAACAAAAGACCGTGAACCGATGGTGAAAGGTGCTTTAGAAAATTATACTCCGCCAAAAGATATTCAGTATTCGGTAGATGTACAAGAATACTTAAAAGCTACTCCACATATTAAAACTGATGGCATTGTGAAAGAATTTGCTGACAAAATCGTAGGTAAAGAAACCAATCCATTGAAAAAAGCTGAGTTAATTCACCAATGGATCGTCAACAATATGGAACGTGATAATTCTGTATTAGGTTGTGGTGACGGCGATGTAGAAAAAATTCTTACCACTGGCGTATTAAAGGGTAAATGTACCGATATTAACTCTGTATTTGTGGCGCTTGCTCGTGCGGCAGGCATCCCAGCCCGTGAAATTTTTGGTATTCGCTTAGGTGCGGCAGAGAAAATGGGTAAATATTCCAAAGGTGCTTTCGGTAGTGCGAATGAACAAGGCATCGCAAACGTAAGTGGCGGTCAGCACTGCCGTGCTGAATTCTACCTTGCAGGGTTTGGATGGGTACCAGTTGATTCCGCAGACGTTGCCAAAATGCGTTTAGCAGAGAAAAAATCTGTTGAAGATAAAGATACACAAGCCGTAGCAAAATATTTGTTTGGTAACTGGGAAGCAAACTGGGTTGGCTTTAATCATGCTCGTGACTTCGATTTATATCCACAACCAGAACTGGCGCCAATCAATAACTTCGGCTATCCGTATGCAGAAGTAGGTGGCGATCCGTTAAATTCCTTTGATCCAAAAGAATTTAAATATGACTACGTCTCTAAAAAACTCTAA
- a CDS encoding mercuric transporter MerT family protein — protein MTTSLKNSNKSFWVAIATALSAAVASTLCCIAPLIYLVFGVSSTWLIGLGEYDYLRIPMLIVSLCAFAYGFWLLMFSKKIICSKYISRKKLIVLYWIVFIVMIFFLTYPTILPWILELAN, from the coding sequence ATGACTACGTCTCTAAAAAACTCTAATAAATCCTTTTGGGTTGCCATAGCCACCGCACTTAGCGCCGCGGTGGCATCAACCTTGTGCTGCATCGCACCATTAATCTATTTGGTGTTCGGCGTATCATCTACTTGGTTGATTGGCCTAGGCGAATATGATTATTTGCGTATTCCAATGCTTATCGTTTCATTATGCGCCTTCGCCTATGGATTTTGGCTGTTGATGTTTTCCAAAAAAATCATTTGTAGCAAATATATTTCCCGTAAAAAACTCATTGTTTTATATTGGATTGTATTTATCGTGATGATTTTTTTCTTAACCTATCCAACAATTTTGCCTTGGATTTTAGAATTAGCTAATTAG
- a CDS encoding heavy-metal-associated domain-containing protein: MKKLCTALLLSLFAISFAHANETKQIVLKVKEMNCQLCAYLVNKELRNIDGVISTKASIKDGLVTVVEDPKVTNQQLFDAIHKLKYTAEVVN; this comes from the coding sequence ATGAAGAAATTATGTACCGCACTTTTGCTTTCGCTGTTTGCCATTTCTTTCGCCCATGCGAATGAAACCAAACAAATTGTGCTAAAAGTAAAAGAAATGAATTGCCAGCTTTGCGCTTATTTAGTGAATAAAGAGCTACGTAATATTGATGGCGTTATATCAACAAAAGCATCTATTAAAGATGGGTTAGTGACGGTTGTGGAAGATCCAAAAGTCACAAACCAGCAATTATTCGATGCGATTCACAAGCTGAAATATACTGCTGAAGTCGTGAATTAA
- the sodC gene encoding superoxide dismutase family protein: MKMKTLLALAISGICAAGVANAHDHMAKPAGPSIEVKVQQLDPANGNKDVGTVTITESNYGLVFTPNLQGLAEGLHGFHIHENPSCEPKEKDGKLTAGLAAGGHWDPKGAKQHGYPWQDDAHLGDLPALTVLHDGTATNPVLAPRLKHLDDVRGHSIMIHAGGDNHSDHPAPLGGGGPRMACGVIK, encoded by the coding sequence ATGAAAATGAAAACTCTCTTAGCATTAGCAATCAGCGGAATTTGTGCTGCTGGCGTGGCAAATGCACATGACCATATGGCAAAACCAGCAGGTCCTTCAATCGAAGTAAAAGTACAACAATTAGATCCTGCAAATGGTAACAAGGATGTAGGGACTGTAACGATTACTGAATCAAATTATGGTTTAGTGTTTACACCAAATCTACAAGGTTTAGCTGAAGGTTTACATGGTTTCCACATTCATGAAAATCCAAGCTGTGAACCAAAAGAAAAAGACGGTAAATTAACAGCAGGTTTAGCGGCTGGCGGTCACTGGGATCCTAAAGGTGCAAAACAACATGGTTACCCATGGCAAGATGATGCACACTTAGGTGATTTACCAGCATTAACTGTATTACATGATGGCACTGCAACTAACCCTGTTTTAGCGCCACGTCTTAAACATTTAGATGATGTTCGCGGTCACTCTATTATGATTCACGCTGGTGGTGATAATCACTCCGATCATCCAGCTCCACTTGGTGGTGGCGGCCCACGTATGGCATGTGGCGTGATTAAATAA
- a CDS encoding YcjX family protein, protein MFKSINREINQIINRGFDRTLRLAVTGLSRSGKTAFITSLINQLLYINQEENAHLPLFEAARNQSILAVKRVPQQDLSIPRFDYEANLNDLMNNPPQWCQSTRGVSETRLAIRFERQSGLLRHFKERGTLYLDIFDYPGEWLLDLPLLNLDFQQWSLELAKITSGVRQQFAQEWLEKLKKLDLSAVVNEDVLAQIAKSYTDYLLACKAEGMQFIQPGRFVLPGELEGAPVLQFFPLLHLSEEQWQKLKREAKSNSYFAVLNKRYDYYRNKVVKGFYENYFSTFDRQVILADCLTPLNHSQQAFIDMQTGLNQLFKNFHYGKRNLLNRLFSPNIDKLMFVATKADHITTDQIQNLISLMRQLVQEGGRHVEFEGIDTEYTAIAAIRATKQVLVNQNGKQIKAIQGVRSLDKQLITLYPGSVPSKLPNAEFWSKQSFDFDSFEPQVLQQGESIPHLRMDAVLQFLLADRFD, encoded by the coding sequence ATGTTTAAATCAATTAATCGGGAAATTAATCAAATAATCAATCGCGGATTTGACCGCACTTTGCGTTTAGCTGTAACGGGGTTAAGTCGAAGCGGTAAAACCGCTTTTATTACGAGTTTGATTAATCAACTGTTATATATTAATCAAGAGGAAAATGCTCATCTTCCTTTATTTGAGGCAGCCCGAAATCAATCTATTTTAGCGGTAAAACGTGTGCCTCAGCAGGATTTAAGTATTCCACGTTTTGATTATGAAGCGAATCTCAATGATTTAATGAATAATCCACCACAATGGTGCCAATCTACTCGAGGCGTGAGTGAAACACGTCTTGCTATTCGTTTTGAACGTCAATCGGGTTTACTTCGCCATTTTAAAGAACGTGGCACATTATATTTAGATATTTTTGATTACCCTGGTGAATGGCTATTGGATTTACCTTTGCTAAATCTAGACTTTCAACAATGGTCACTTGAACTAGCCAAAATTACATCAGGTGTTCGTCAACAGTTTGCGCAAGAGTGGTTGGAAAAACTGAAAAAACTCGACCTAAGTGCGGTCGTCAATGAAGATGTTTTAGCACAGATTGCAAAATCTTATACCGATTATTTGCTTGCCTGCAAAGCAGAAGGAATGCAATTTATTCAACCAGGCCGATTCGTCTTGCCTGGAGAATTAGAAGGTGCACCTGTATTGCAATTTTTTCCGTTATTGCATTTGTCGGAAGAACAATGGCAAAAACTGAAAAGAGAAGCGAAATCCAATAGCTATTTTGCGGTGTTGAATAAACGATATGATTATTATCGTAATAAGGTGGTGAAAGGCTTTTATGAAAATTATTTTTCGACTTTTGATCGCCAAGTAATTTTAGCGGATTGCTTAACGCCACTAAATCATAGTCAACAAGCCTTTATCGATATGCAAACAGGGCTTAATCAGCTTTTTAAAAATTTCCATTATGGAAAACGCAATTTACTTAATCGTTTGTTTTCCCCGAATATTGATAAGCTCATGTTTGTGGCAACAAAAGCCGATCATATCACGACAGATCAAATTCAAAACTTAATCAGCCTGATGCGCCAATTGGTGCAAGAGGGCGGTCGTCATGTTGAATTTGAAGGGATTGATACAGAATATACCGCAATTGCTGCGATTCGAGCGACCAAACAAGTTTTAGTTAATCAAAACGGTAAACAAATCAAAGCTATTCAAGGTGTGCGTTCTTTAGATAAGCAACTGATTACCCTTTATCCGGGTTCTGTTCCAAGTAAACTACCTAATGCAGAGTTCTGGTCAAAACAATCTTTTGATTTTGATTCCTTTGAACCTCAAGTTTTACAACAAGGTGAAAGCATCCCGCATTTAAGAATGGATGCCGTCTTGCAGTTTTTATTGGCGGATAGGTTTGATTGA
- a CDS encoding ABC transporter substrate-binding protein has protein sequence MLRRNVTFCFLLCGLSLINLAQAAPRIPKMLTENGLTYCTNASGFSFNPQTADAGTSMNVVTEQIYNKLFDIKDHSAALIPVLAQSYSISSDGKQILINLRKGVKFHRTPWFTPTRDFNAEDVVFSINRVLGHDTYLPTLSNDVVTYKNPQYRIFHEQAKKVHFPYFESIKLNQKIKSITATNPYQVKIELFEPDASILSHLASQYSIIFSQEYAYQLSADDNLSQLDTHPVGTGPYQVKDYVYNQYVRLIRNEEYWKKEAKIENIIVDLSAERSGRLIKFFNNECQIASSPEVSQLGLLSEKNAPYYLQSTEGMNLAYLAFNFQKSLMQDKTIRQAISQSLNRFRIVRNIYHNTATVANNIIPDISWASAINTPDFAYDYQPSKAEKILRDKKLALKMWVINEEQVYNPAPIKMAELIKWDLAKVGVDVKVRSVTRTFLTEQLRNHTEDYDLILTGWLAGNLDPDGFMRPILSCDTQNEITNLSNWCNPEFDKMMDRALSTNHLYERSKAYNSAQELILDELPIVPIANVQRLLVASGNVKGIEMTPFGSINFSTLYFMKTKEKK, from the coding sequence ATGTTACGTCGAAATGTCACTTTTTGTTTTTTATTGTGTGGGTTGAGCCTAATTAATCTGGCACAAGCCGCCCCACGCATACCTAAAATGCTGACGGAAAATGGCTTAACATACTGCACAAATGCATCGGGTTTTTCCTTTAACCCGCAAACTGCCGATGCAGGTACCAGTATGAATGTGGTGACGGAGCAAATTTATAACAAATTGTTTGATATTAAAGACCACAGTGCCGCACTTATTCCTGTGTTAGCACAATCCTATTCAATTTCATCTGATGGCAAACAAATTCTCATTAATCTTCGTAAAGGAGTGAAATTCCATCGTACGCCTTGGTTTACTCCTACACGTGACTTTAATGCAGAAGATGTGGTCTTTTCAATTAATCGTGTTTTAGGGCATGATACTTATCTGCCGACACTTTCAAACGATGTAGTAACCTATAAAAATCCACAATATAGAATCTTCCACGAGCAGGCCAAGAAGGTTCACTTTCCCTATTTTGAAAGTATTAAGCTGAATCAAAAAATTAAAAGTATCACGGCAACGAATCCTTATCAGGTCAAAATTGAACTGTTTGAACCTGATGCCTCAATTCTGTCGCATCTTGCCAGTCAATACTCTATTATTTTCTCTCAAGAATATGCGTATCAATTAAGTGCTGATGATAACCTCTCCCAATTGGACACGCATCCTGTCGGCACAGGTCCGTATCAAGTAAAAGATTACGTTTATAATCAATATGTTCGCTTAATACGTAATGAGGAGTATTGGAAAAAAGAAGCTAAAATTGAAAATATTATTGTGGATCTTTCAGCTGAGCGCAGTGGTCGTTTAATAAAATTCTTTAATAATGAATGTCAGATTGCTTCTTCTCCAGAAGTTAGCCAACTTGGTTTGTTAAGTGAAAAAAATGCTCCTTATTATTTACAATCCACAGAAGGGATGAATTTAGCTTATTTAGCTTTCAATTTTCAAAAATCGTTAATGCAGGATAAAACAATTCGTCAAGCCATTTCACAAAGCTTAAACCGTTTTAGAATTGTACGAAACATTTATCATAACACGGCGACTGTAGCGAATAATATTATTCCTGATATTTCTTGGGCTTCAGCGATTAACACGCCTGATTTTGCATATGATTATCAGCCTTCAAAAGCGGAAAAAATCTTACGAGATAAGAAATTAGCATTAAAAATGTGGGTTATAAATGAAGAACAAGTATATAATCCTGCTCCCATTAAAATGGCTGAACTTATCAAATGGGATTTAGCAAAGGTTGGAGTGGATGTTAAAGTGCGGTCAGTAACACGTACATTTTTAACCGAACAATTACGTAATCACACTGAAGATTACGATTTAATTTTAACAGGGTGGCTTGCAGGAAACCTTGATCCTGATGGTTTTATGCGTCCGATTTTAAGTTGTGATACTCAAAATGAAATCACAAATTTATCCAATTGGTGTAACCCTGAATTTGATAAGATGATGGATCGTGCACTGTCGACTAATCATTTATATGAGCGTTCTAAAGCTTATAATAGCGCACAAGAACTTATTTTAGATGAATTACCTATTGTGCCAATTGCAAACGTTCAACGACTTTTAGTCGCAAGTGGCAACGTAAAAGGTATAGAAATGACACCATTTGGTAGCATCAATTTTTCTACTTTATATTTTATGAAAACTAAGGAGAAAAAATAA
- a CDS encoding ABC transporter permease — translation MLLSAIRHIVWMIILLLILSLLSFVILMRDPLNADLITNNIYSTYYHYLTSLLQGDLGITYNGGKSLKDLIFTVLPPTLELCFTALLLACLLSIPLGVLSAVYNQGAFSRTLQSISNVGLSIPSFWLAPILLYVAAIQNWEIAAIGQYNLLYEIKPITGFPIIDMWFLDVTYRTKIVQNVLQHLALPTLVLCILPTMEFIRIIQQRANYLLQQEYAKAAVTRGWSKWMILRRYVFRNTFPLLIPQFTRVFTLVLTQCMLVETVLSWPGIGLWLINAVTQQDYNSISAGVVVIGICIIIIDTLAKLLMFILDPFNKKGWYAR, via the coding sequence ATGCTCCTTTCAGCAATTAGACATATAGTTTGGATGATTATCTTATTATTGATTCTCTCTTTGCTAAGCTTTGTCATTTTAATGCGTGATCCGCTTAATGCTGATCTTATTACCAATAATATTTATAGTACTTACTATCACTATTTAACGTCATTATTACAAGGCGATTTGGGCATTACTTATAACGGAGGAAAATCCTTAAAAGATTTAATTTTCACCGTCTTACCACCAACATTAGAACTCTGCTTTACTGCGCTCTTATTAGCTTGTCTTTTAAGTATTCCTTTGGGTGTATTAAGTGCGGTCTATAATCAAGGTGCTTTTTCACGAACATTGCAAAGTATCTCGAATGTTGGTTTATCGATTCCTAGTTTCTGGTTAGCCCCTATTTTGCTTTATGTTGCAGCAATTCAAAATTGGGAAATTGCAGCAATTGGACAATATAATTTACTCTATGAAATCAAACCAATAACAGGTTTTCCTATCATTGATATGTGGTTTTTAGATGTTACTTACCGAACAAAAATAGTACAGAACGTTTTACAACATTTAGCCTTGCCCACATTGGTGCTTTGCATTCTACCGACAATGGAATTTATCCGTATTATTCAACAACGAGCAAATTATTTACTTCAGCAAGAATATGCTAAAGCGGCAGTAACACGTGGGTGGTCAAAATGGATGATCTTAAGACGTTATGTTTTTCGAAATACATTTCCATTATTAATTCCACAGTTTACTCGTGTATTTACCTTAGTGTTAACACAATGTATGCTAGTAGAGACTGTCTTAAGCTGGCCTGGTATTGGACTTTGGCTCATAAATGCTGTAACCCAACAAGATTACAATAGCATTTCTGCTGGTGTAGTGGTAATTGGTATTTGTATAATCATTATTGATACCTTAGCCAAATTACTCATGTTTATATTAGATCCATTTAATAAGAAGGGATGGTATGCAAGATAG